One Azospirillum lipoferum 4B DNA segment encodes these proteins:
- a CDS encoding LysM peptidoglycan-binding domain-containing protein translates to MFAALGVALVGGAAAIALWPAGSPVPAPVPTASAPAAPAAASPAPTQSAPTQPTAAANAAAAPAPVPTASPPPTAVPAAPSFDVVRVAPDGATVMAGRAAPGSQVTVTDGGTPVATAKADQRGEWVMLPDKPLPPGTRELNLTEARPGSDTPLPADKVVVVMVPDQAAKPADRAGTTQAAATDPAAQGTAVAVAVPRDGLAGASTAMGGSSVLQAPPVPANGAPPPPGGVSVETMDYDPAGRVALGGRAAPNSAVQLYLDNILVGRAHTDPKGGWRLIPEKLIDPGIYTLRADQVTQSGKVVARAELPVQVSAMPAGGTDGRSIVVQPGNSLWRLARRTYGDGMLYTTIYTANREQIRDPDLIYPGQIFSLPQVN, encoded by the coding sequence TTGTTCGCAGCTTTGGGCGTGGCTCTGGTGGGCGGGGCGGCGGCGATTGCCCTGTGGCCGGCCGGAAGCCCTGTGCCGGCACCGGTTCCGACGGCGTCGGCTCCCGCTGCTCCTGCCGCCGCCTCGCCGGCGCCGACTCAGTCCGCGCCGACCCAGCCGACGGCAGCTGCGAATGCTGCTGCGGCACCGGCTCCTGTTCCCACTGCCTCCCCCCCTCCCACCGCAGTGCCGGCGGCGCCCAGCTTCGACGTGGTGCGGGTGGCGCCGGACGGGGCGACGGTGATGGCCGGCCGCGCGGCGCCGGGATCGCAGGTGACGGTCACCGACGGGGGAACGCCGGTCGCCACCGCCAAGGCCGACCAGCGCGGCGAATGGGTGATGCTGCCCGACAAGCCGCTGCCCCCCGGCACGCGCGAATTGAACCTGACGGAGGCCCGCCCCGGTTCAGACACGCCGCTGCCCGCCGACAAGGTGGTGGTGGTGATGGTGCCCGATCAGGCAGCCAAGCCCGCCGATCGGGCCGGCACGACCCAGGCTGCTGCGACCGACCCGGCGGCGCAGGGCACCGCGGTGGCCGTGGCGGTTCCGCGCGACGGGCTGGCCGGCGCGTCCACCGCCATGGGCGGTAGCTCGGTTCTGCAGGCTCCCCCGGTTCCCGCCAACGGCGCGCCGCCGCCGCCGGGCGGCGTGTCGGTGGAGACGATGGACTACGATCCCGCCGGCCGCGTGGCGCTGGGCGGGCGGGCGGCGCCCAACAGCGCGGTGCAGCTCTATCTCGACAACATCCTGGTCGGCCGCGCCCACACCGACCCCAAGGGCGGCTGGCGGCTCATTCCGGAAAAGCTGATCGATCCCGGCATCTACACCCTGCGCGCCGATCAGGTCACCCAGTCCGGCAAGGTGGTGGCGCGGGCCGAACTGCCGGTCCAGGTCTCCGCCATGCCCGCCGGGGGAACCGACGGGCGCAGCATCGTCGTCCAGCCCGGCAACAGCCTGTGGCGGCTGGCCCGCCGTACCTATGGCGACGGCATGCTCTACACCACCATCTACACCGCCAACCGCGAGCAGATCCGCGATCCGGACCTGATCTATCCCGGCCAGATCTTCTCGCTGCCCCAAGTGAACTGA
- the prs gene encoding ribose-phosphate diphosphokinase, whose protein sequence is MPRNTGNYTAVYGFPDSADAARRLAQALDIPCHIAELHRFPDGESLVRLPEPVERAIVYRSLDRPNDKLVELTLASSVLRRQGATDLCLVAPYMAYMRQDAIFKPGEPVSQTVVGEWLGRCFDRFVCVEPHLHRTHTLDEVFVGRPSIALSGAAPIAAHLRAAGVAPGTVVVGPDEESAPLVEAVAGPLGLTGVVGRKERRGDRDVTVALPPDAPIHGRPVVIVDDVISSGETIFSCARAARVLGAGTVRVYGVHALFNETVAGRFVAEGLGRPLSCDGVPHPSNGLSLSGLIAEAVQSFVSK, encoded by the coding sequence ATGCCCCGCAATACGGGCAACTACACGGCCGTCTACGGGTTCCCGGATTCGGCGGACGCGGCGCGCCGGCTGGCCCAGGCGCTGGACATTCCCTGCCACATCGCCGAGTTGCACCGCTTTCCCGACGGAGAGAGCCTCGTCCGCCTGCCCGAACCGGTGGAACGCGCCATCGTCTACCGCTCGCTCGACCGCCCGAACGACAAGCTGGTGGAACTGACGCTCGCCTCCTCCGTGCTGCGGCGCCAGGGGGCGACCGACCTCTGCCTGGTGGCGCCCTACATGGCCTACATGCGCCAGGACGCCATCTTCAAGCCGGGCGAACCGGTCAGCCAGACGGTGGTCGGGGAGTGGCTCGGCCGTTGCTTCGACCGGTTCGTCTGCGTCGAGCCGCACCTGCACCGCACCCACACGCTGGACGAGGTGTTCGTCGGCCGCCCCTCCATCGCCCTGAGCGGAGCGGCCCCCATCGCCGCCCATCTGCGCGCCGCCGGCGTGGCGCCCGGCACGGTGGTCGTCGGCCCCGACGAGGAGTCGGCCCCGCTGGTGGAGGCGGTGGCCGGTCCGCTCGGTCTGACCGGCGTGGTCGGGCGCAAGGAGCGGCGCGGCGACCGCGACGTGACGGTCGCGCTGCCGCCCGACGCGCCGATCCACGGCCGCCCGGTGGTGATCGTCGACGACGTCATCAGCTCCGGCGAGACGATCTTCTCCTGCGCGCGGGCGGCGCGGGTGCTGGGGGCCGGCACGGTGCGGGTGTACGGCGTCCATGCCCTGTTCAACGAGACGGTCGCGGGACGCTTCGTGGCGGAGGGGCTCGGCCGTCCGCTGTCCTGCGATGGCGTGCCGCATCCGTCGAACGGCCTTTCCCTCAGCGGCCTGATCGCAGAAGCCGTTCAGTCATTCGTAAGCAAATGA
- a CDS encoding methyl-accepting chemotaxis protein, which yields MAADGRVAGADAGFFGLEAEERGLLTSMGRLIDRSLPDLSERFYAHLSRWPETRRLLDAHGDLPRLKRQQADHWRLMFQEAGSPAHEARCRAAGEAHRRIGLEPSWYIGAYGVVLSDLLALVQGALRWRPATARRAVAAVARAVSFDMDRTLAGYGPAAADAAGGAGSGRSLGGFAATLMDRTIDVAMAINDAAVANAEMVGQLRAVDHESQGIAAATEETVTGIQEIWARSRDVAALAGEARSVTADGGHTVQQAVARMEQIATAVEGAATRVGELSVASERIAEIVSTIEAIAKQTNLLALNATIEAARAGEAGKGFAVVASEVKNLSNQTARATEDIRLRIDALKAEMGAIVASMEDGTRAVAAGQQAIREVSERMADIGEHIGRTEQRMSDIASILTQQSAAANQVAAGTARIAESSASNSATILRSVQATRGVETLLGSQLTQLMEQDIPGKIVKIAKVDHVIWKKRLADMLVGLETLRPDELASHEACRLGKWYYGPSSMNYRAHSAFVRLEAPHRKVHDHGKAAARAFAAGDIDRALAEVAEVERASKDVIDLLDLLDKAGLEKGPTPAAAVGF from the coding sequence ATGGCGGCTGACGGGCGGGTTGCGGGTGCGGATGCGGGTTTCTTCGGGCTTGAGGCGGAGGAACGCGGCCTGTTGACGAGCATGGGCCGGCTGATCGACCGCAGCCTGCCGGACCTGTCCGAGCGCTTCTACGCCCACCTGTCGCGCTGGCCGGAGACCCGCAGGCTGCTGGACGCCCATGGCGACCTGCCCCGGCTGAAGCGGCAGCAGGCCGACCATTGGCGTCTGATGTTCCAGGAGGCCGGCTCGCCCGCGCACGAGGCCCGCTGCCGGGCGGCCGGGGAGGCGCATCGGCGCATCGGGCTGGAGCCGTCCTGGTACATCGGCGCCTATGGCGTTGTGCTGAGCGACCTGCTGGCCCTGGTGCAGGGCGCGTTGCGCTGGCGTCCGGCCACGGCACGGCGGGCGGTGGCGGCGGTGGCCCGCGCCGTGTCCTTCGACATGGACCGGACCCTGGCGGGCTACGGCCCGGCGGCGGCCGATGCCGCCGGTGGCGCCGGAAGCGGGCGGTCGCTGGGCGGCTTCGCCGCGACATTGATGGACCGCACCATCGATGTGGCGATGGCCATCAACGACGCGGCCGTCGCCAATGCCGAGATGGTCGGGCAGCTGCGCGCGGTCGATCACGAGTCCCAGGGCATCGCCGCCGCAACCGAGGAGACGGTGACCGGCATCCAGGAGATCTGGGCGCGCAGCCGCGACGTCGCGGCGCTGGCTGGGGAGGCGCGGTCGGTGACCGCCGACGGCGGTCACACCGTACAGCAGGCGGTCGCCCGCATGGAACAGATCGCCACGGCGGTCGAAGGGGCGGCGACACGGGTGGGCGAGTTGTCGGTCGCTTCCGAACGCATCGCGGAGATCGTCTCCACCATCGAGGCGATCGCCAAGCAGACCAACCTTCTGGCCCTGAACGCGACCATCGAGGCGGCGCGGGCAGGGGAGGCCGGCAAGGGCTTCGCCGTGGTGGCGAGCGAGGTGAAGAACCTGTCCAACCAGACCGCCCGCGCGACCGAGGACATCCGCCTGCGCATCGACGCGCTGAAGGCGGAGATGGGCGCCATCGTCGCATCGATGGAGGACGGCACCCGCGCCGTCGCCGCTGGCCAGCAGGCGATCCGCGAGGTCAGCGAGCGAATGGCCGACATCGGCGAGCATATCGGCCGCACCGAACAGCGCATGTCGGACATCGCCAGCATCCTGACCCAGCAGTCTGCCGCCGCCAACCAGGTGGCCGCCGGCACCGCGCGCATCGCCGAAAGCAGTGCGTCCAACAGCGCCACCATCCTGCGCAGCGTCCAGGCGACGCGCGGCGTGGAGACCCTCCTGGGCAGCCAGCTGACCCAGCTGATGGAACAGGACATCCCCGGCAAGATCGTGAAGATCGCCAAGGTCGACCACGTCATCTGGAAGAAGCGGCTGGCCGACATGCTGGTCGGGCTGGAGACCCTGCGCCCCGACGAACTCGCGAGCCACGAGGCCTGCCGGCTCGGCAAATGGTATTACGGCCCGTCCTCGATGAACTACCGCGCCCATTCCGCCTTCGTCCGGCTGGAGGCTCCGCACCGGAAGGTTCACGACCACGGCAAGGCGGCCGCCCGCGCCTTCGCGGCCGGCGACATCGACCGTGCGCTTGCCGAGGTGGCGGAGGTCGAGCGTGCGTCCAAGGACGTCATCGACCTGCTCGACCTGCTCGACAAGGCGGGGTTGGAGAAGGGGCCGACACCGGCTGCCGCGGTCGGGTTTTGA